The following proteins come from a genomic window of Fontisubflavum oceani:
- a CDS encoding DUF6778 family protein → MKRLIPFIILGFGLAVSACATPDAVSRAAPLDFSPAGQAAPSALAIQAQNWQVSGLRVDVPGALTVSEANSIKPRADIVWREDPIGDRHQQVANVMTPPLEAAFSGLQGEVPVQVQLVVTRFHALTERTRYTFGGEHEVEFDLTVRHAETGALLHGPEHVDLTFRAFGGSEAIAAERQGIFQRDRIQARLQTWVSETFAPAPVMASLIN, encoded by the coding sequence ATGAAACGATTGATTCCCTTCATCATTCTGGGTTTTGGCCTGGCCGTATCGGCATGTGCCACACCGGATGCCGTGAGCCGTGCCGCGCCGCTCGATTTCTCGCCCGCTGGACAGGCCGCACCGTCGGCTTTGGCGATTCAGGCGCAGAATTGGCAGGTTTCGGGGTTGCGGGTGGATGTGCCCGGTGCGCTTACGGTCTCTGAGGCCAACTCGATCAAACCCCGTGCGGATATCGTCTGGCGCGAGGATCCGATTGGTGATCGTCATCAGCAGGTCGCCAATGTGATGACGCCGCCGCTTGAAGCTGCCTTTTCCGGCTTGCAAGGCGAGGTGCCGGTGCAGGTTCAACTTGTGGTCACACGGTTCCACGCCCTGACCGAACGCACGCGTTATACCTTTGGTGGCGAACATGAGGTCGAGTTCGATCTGACCGTGCGCCATGCGGAAACCGGCGCACTCTTGCACGGTCCGGAGCATGTGGATTTGACCTTCCGCGCGTTTGGCGGGTCCGAAGCCATCGCGGCAGAACGGCAAGGCATTTTTCAACGGGATCGTATTCAGGCGCGGTTGCAGACCTGGGTATCAGAAACCTTTGCACCCGCACCTGTCATGGCGAGTTTGATCAACTGA